One Danio rerio strain Tuebingen ecotype United States chromosome 22, GRCz12tu, whole genome shotgun sequence genomic window carries:
- the dot1l gene encoding histone-lysine N-methyltransferase, H3 lysine-79 specific isoform X2, whose protein sequence is MGEKLELKLKSPVGAEAAGYPWPLPVYDKHHDAAHEIIETIRWVCEEIPDLKLAMENYVLIDYDTKSFESMQRLCDKYNRAIDSIHQLWKGTTQPMKLNKRPSNGLLRHILQQVYNHSVTDPEKLNNYEPFSPEVYGETSFDLVAQIIDEMEMMEEDTFVDLGSGVGQVVLQVAAATNCKHYYGVEKADIPATYAESMDKEFKRWMKWYGKKHGEYTLERGDFLSEEWKERIASTSVIFVNNFAFGPEVDHQLKERFANMKEGGKIVSSKPFAPLNFRINSRNLSDIGTIMRVVELSPLRGSVSWTGKPVSYYLHTIDRTILENYFSSLKNPKLREEQEVARRRPQKDSKENKSNTTTPTKPKEHKAQHDSGGEEEPVVPVKPSPKPRRAKILTRGRKLGNRKRGRPKKAPAATAAERKNKKSQSALDLLHAKTLSAAPAQEPYRSPQSPFYQLPPKVQHYTSSQLLMAPTPPGLQTLLDNIKVQYLHFMAYMKTPQYRTNLQQSLEQEKLRHTELSSQAQQLVNACHAHKERIHDLFQSKLEELGVKAVTVEDLVQAQKEITAHNMQLREQTKQLEHDMAELRDQSQLLLKARCEELKLDTLCWDTLKKEIEALRRQISEKQRHCLELQISIVELEKSQRQQELLQLKSSYSPCEVSPYRKALPGPDPRPTLDPDTPKLTPQSSMGLNGLSPELSINGTASPGYERCTGSAMGKNELLTHYLPISPDHEIVPPTPDSRTRQLGQPLPDYTRFSPAKIALRRHLNQDSAANQFRALGNIHRGDTGAISSPTLGFKQASPCSSEVQAVTTAKNTDRADKEKSPTAPGDTITSLPISIPLSTVHPSKLPVSIPLASVVLPNRVERLRSTPSPVLNPAGQSNGKPPLTPTSGTGYSSSSGLVNGSHSTMLTEDQDCDVASPPPHSTPVMGLQPRGSGLSPPLGTGGVLQYADGPPRLPPEDGHERQGPESDTEPLDSEARRRIFFSSSSSSSSSSSSTGGSRLHHGSVKQGHHHHSKHHHHHHHHHHHHSPSSHSQEGRKRGRRKRSSSGAVPMSGSPKRRVFPGLGCSSHSSGSPLNINSMVNNINQPLEISAISSPEQSGRSPCGQDLDQPPVLKRERPLELNNTGRYSSAPSSDEEGNGYAPDTSSSSRIERKIATISLDRDGPVRDLERGLQGRKSGASSVSSEVSSSSGTSKWKSTFSPISDPKPTPPDIRQGGSPFSVGASRGGTDSDSDHKPQRRGEREREPYGNSNLFLSQDGSGRSAVNTSERSLQKQKVREWDLKSVSGLASQNLFISAAASGGILSGKVGGAATVSSASAVGQYFPLGGASVLQPLFGTQAAGPATSGAPRLVNGHSALGSFSSAGLAGGAAGGIFHHMVSSSSSQQSGPNLPSSHNSQQRHLDTNPKAGASFLASGPNRTQTVLHAPSPPTLALPPPPPLLNTVPSQPSSPRSSRPQSSIPVATSSQSLAAASSSCTSSASSRPFTVHYPPHLQPPGSAGSGGTGASWRTLASYTASQIPGNRPR, encoded by the exons GATAAACATCATGATGCTGCACACGAAATCATCGAAACCATTCG CTGGGTGTGTGAAGAGATCCCAGATCTTAAGCTGGCCATGGAGAACTACGTTCTTATTGACTATGACACCAAGAG CTTCGAGAGTATGCAGAGACTATGTGATAAGTACAACAGAGCCATCGACAGCATTCACCAACTG TGGAAAGGGACCACCCAGCCTATGAAACTGAACAAGCGGCCTTCCAATGGCCTGCTGCGTCACATCCTGCAGCAGGTCTACAACCACTCTGTCACCGACCCGGAAAAACTCAACAACTACGAGCCATTTTCTCCAGAGGTATACGGAGAGACCTCCTTCGACCTGGTGGCTCAAATCATCGACGAGATGGAGATGATGGAGGAAGACACCTTTGTGGATCTGGGCAGTG GGGTCGGTCAGGTGGTCCTGCAAGTTGCTGCGGCCACCAATTGTAAACACTACTATGGCGTGGAGAAAGCAGACATTCCAGCTACCTATGCAGAA TCAATGGACAAAGAGTTTAAGAGGTGGATGAAGTGGTATGGCAAAAAACATGGCGAGTACACG CTGGAAAGGGGAGATTTCCTTTCAGAAGAATGGAAGGAACGAATAGCCAGTACAAG TGTTATTTTTGTGAATAACTTTGCCTTTGGTCCTGAGGTGGACCACCAGTTGAAGGAACGATTCGCCAACATGAAGGAAG GTGGAAAAATTGTTTCCTCTAAACCATTTGCACCTCTTAACTTCAGAATAAACAGCCGAAACTTGAGTG ATATTGGCACAATAATGCGAGTTGTGGAGCTGTCCCCTCTGAGGGGTTCGGTGTCCTGGACAGGGAAGCCAGTCTCGTACTATCTGCATACAATAGACCGCACCATA CTTGAAAACTATTTTTCTAGTCTCAAAAATCCTAAACTCAGG GAGGAACAGGAGGTTGCCAGAAGGCGCCCACAGAAGGACAGTAAAGAGAACAAGAGCAACACCACCACCCCGACCAAGCCTAAAGAGCACAAG GCGCAGCATGATTCGGGTGGTGAAGAGGAGCCAGTTGTCCCCGTGAAGCCGTCACCCAAACCCCGCCGGGCCAAAATTCTGACCAGGGGCCGCAAGCTTGGCAACAGGAAGCGCGGGCGACCCAAGAAGGCACCAGCTGCAACTGCAGCCGAGCGCAAGAACAAGAAGAGCCAGAGCGCCCTCGACCTGCTGCATGCCAAGACCCTCTCAGCGGCCCCTGCTCAGG AACCATACCGGTCACCTCAGAGTCCGTTCTATCAGCTACCTCCCAAAGTGCAGCATTACACATCCAGCCAGCTCCTCATGGCTCCCACTCCACCTGGCCTGCAGACGCTACTGG ATAACATCAAAGTCCAGTACCTGCACTTCATGGCCTACATGAAGACGCCACAGTACCGCACCAACCTGCAGCAATCGCTTGAGCAGGAGAAG CTGAGACACACAGAACTGTCAAGTCAAGCCCAGCAGCTGGTCAACGCTTGTCATGCTCACAAAGAGAGGATTCATGACCTTTTCCAGTCCAAACTAGAAGAG CTGGGTGTGAAGGCGGTGACGGTGGAGGATCTGGTTCAGGCTCAGAAGGAGATTACAGCCCACAACATGCAGCTGCGCGAACAGACCAAACAGCTGGAGCATGACATGGCCGAGCTCCGAGATCAGAGCCAGCTGCTG CTGAAGGCTCGCTGTGAGGAGCTCAAGCTGGACACTCTGTGTTGGGACACTCTGAAGAAAGAGATAGAAGCTCTGCGGAGACAGATCTCTGAGAAACAGCGCCACTGTCTGGAGCTGCAG ATCAGTATAGTTGAACTTGAGAAGAGCCAGCGACAGCAGGAGCTCCTTCAGCTCAAGTCATCCTACAGCCCTTGTGAAGTGTCCCCCTACAGAAAAGCCCTCCCTGGCCCTGATCCTCGGCCCACACTGGACCCGGATACCCCAAAACTCACTCCGCAATCCTCTATGGGGCTGAACGGCCTCAGTCCTGAACTCTCCATCAACGGCACTGCCTCTCCAGGTTATGAAAGATGCACCGGAAGTGCAATGGGCAAAAACGAACTCCTCACCCACTACCTGCCCATTTCTCCAGACCACGAAATTGTGCCGCCAACCCCGGACTCCAGAACCAGGCAGCTTGGGCAACCCCTGCCCGACTACACCCGCTTTTCTCCAGCAAAGATCGCCCTCCGCAGGCACCTCAACCAGGATTCAGCCGCAAACCAGTTTCGGGCACTCGGAAACATCCATCG GGGCGACACTGGTGCCATTTCATCTCCAACACTGGGCTTTAAACAGGCTTCACCATGTTCCTCGGAAGTTCAAGCGGTCACCACAGCCAAGAACACAGATAGG GCCGATAAAGAAAAGAGCCCGACTGCACCCGGCGACACTATAACCAGTCTACCAATCAGCATCCCTCTCAGCACTGTGCATCCCAGCAAACTTCCTGTCAGCATCCCTCTGGCCAGTGTGGTGCTGCCGAACCGCGTCGAAAGACTG AGGAGCACTCCTAGTCCGGTATTGAATCCAGCAGGACAGAGCAATGGCAAGCCACCTCTCACGCCTACCTCAGGTACAG GGTACTCCTCCAGCTCAGGATTGGTTAATGGGTCTCACTCCACCATGCTGACCGAGGACCAAGACTGTGATGTTGCCTCCCCTCCTCCTCACAGCACTCCCGTCATGGGTCTTCAGCCCCGCGGCTCTGGCCTCAGTCCTCCACTGGGCACCGGAGGCGTTCTCCAGTACGCCGACGGTCCACCAAGGCTTCCCCCCGAGGATGGCCATGAGCGCCAGGGCCCCGAATCTGACACAGAGCCCTTAGATAGTGAGGCTCGCCGGCgcatttttttctcttcatcctcctcttcttcctcatcCTCATCCTCCACTGGAGGCTCGAGGCTGCACCATGGGTCTGTAAAGCAGGGTCACCATCATCACAGTAagcaccatcaccaccaccaccaccatcatcaccatcactctCCAAGCTCCCACAGCCAAGAGGGCCGAAAACGAGGAAGACGAAAGCGCAGCTCATCTGGAGCCGTGCCCATGAGTGGATCCCCCAAAAGAAGGGTCTTTCCTGGACTGGGCTGCTCAAGTCATTCCTCTGGATCACCGCTTAATATCAATTCAATG GTAAACAACATAAACCAGCCTTTGGAGATCTCCGCCATTTCTTCCCCAGAGCAGTCAGGCAGAAGCCCATGTGGGCAAGATCTGGATCAGCCACCTGTTTTGAAACGAGAGCGTCCTCTTGAGCTCAACAACACCGGCCGTTATTCCTCTGCCCCAAGTTCAGATGAAGAAGGCAATGGTTACGCCCCGGACACCTCTAGTTCAAGCCG AATTGAACGAAAAATTGCTACTATTTCCTTAGACCGAGATGGACCAGTTAGAGACTTGGAAAGAG GTTTACAGGGACGTAAATCAGGTGCCAGCAGCGTGAGCAGCGAGGTATCCTCTTCCTCCGGAACCAGCAAGTGGAAATCCACCTTCTCCCCCATTTCTGATCCCAAGCCAACTCCTCCAGACATCCGCCAAGGTGGCTCACCATTTAGCGTTGGAGCTTCCCGAGGAGGCACAGACTCAGACTCGGACCACAAACCCCAGAGGAGAGGGGAGCGTGAGCGTGAGCCTTATGGAAATTCAAATCTCTTCCTCAGTCAGGATGGCAGTGGTCGCTCGGCGGTAAACACGTCAGAGCGTTCGCTGCAGAAACAGAAAGTGCGGGAGTGGGACCTGAAATCTGTAAGTGGATTGGCCAGTCAAAACCTATTTATATCTGCAGCAGCCAGTGGAGGCATCCTGAGTGGGAAAGTGGGCGGGGCTGCCACTGTGTCATCCGCCTCTGCGGTAGGACAATATTTCCCACTGGGCGGAGCTTCTGTTCTACAACCCTTATTTGGAACTCAGGCAGCGGGACCAGCCACCAGCGGAGCCCCCCGATTGGTCAACGGACATTCGGCGCTTGGCAGTTTCTCCAGTGCCGGACTGGCAGGGGGCGCTGCAGGAG GGATTTTTCACCACATGGTGTCTTCAAGCTCCTCACAGCAGTCTGGGCCCAATCTCCCAAGCTCCCATAATTCCCAACAGAGGCATCTGGACACGAACCCCAAAGCTGGGGCCTCGTTCTTGGCCTCTGGCCCTAACCGCACTCAAACGGTCCTACACGCACCCTCTCCACCCACGCTCGCTCTTCCCCCGCCCCCACCCCTCCTGAACACTGTCCCGTCCCAACCGTCCTCTCCGCGCTCCTCCAGACCGCAGTCGTCCATCCCCGTGGCCACCTCGTCCCAATCCCTGGCTGCCGCGTCCTCTTCCTGCACCTCATCCGCTTCCTCAAGGCCCTTCACTGTCCACTATCCTCCGCATCTGCAGCCTCCGGGCAGCGCTGGTTCAGGTGGGACGGGGGCCTCCTGGAGGACTCTGGCATCCTATACGGCCTCGCAGATTCCTGGGAATCGGCccagataa
- the dot1l gene encoding histone-lysine N-methyltransferase, H3 lysine-79 specific isoform X4, whose protein sequence is MGEKLELKLKSPVGAEAAGYPWPLPVYDKHHDAAHEIIETIRWVCEEIPDLKLAMENYVLIDYDTKSFESMQRLCDKYNRAIDSIHQLWKGTTQPMKLNKRPSNGLLRHILQQVYNHSVTDPEKLNNYEPFSPEVYGETSFDLVAQIIDEMEMMEEDTFVDLGSGVGQVVLQVAAATNCKHYYGVEKADIPATYAESMDKEFKRWMKWYGKKHGEYTLERGDFLSEEWKERIASTSVIFVNNFAFGPEVDHQLKERFANMKEGGKIVSSKPFAPLNFRINSRNLSDIGTIMRVVELSPLRGSVSWTGKPVSYYLHTIDRTILENYFSSLKNPKLREEQEVARRRPQKDSKENKSNTTTPTKPKEHKAQHDSGGEEEPVVPVKPSPKPRRAKILTRGRKLGNRKRGRPKKAPAATAAERKNKKSQSALDLLHAKTLSAAPAQEPYRSPQSPFYQLPPKVQHYTSSQLLMAPTPPGLQTLLDNIKVQYLHFMAYMKTPQYRTNLQQSLEQEKLRHTELSSQAQQLVNACHAHKERIHDLFQSKLEELGVKAVTVEDLVQAQKEITAHNMQLREQTKQLEHDMAELRDQSQLLLKARCEELKLDTLCWDTLKKEIEALRRQISEKQRHCLELQISIVELEKSQRQQELLQLKSSYSPCEVSPYRKALPGPDPRPTLDPDTPKLTPQSSMGLNGLSPELSINGTASPGYERCTGSAMGKNELLTHYLPISPDHEIVPPTPDSRTRQLGQPLPDYTRFSPAKIALRRHLNQDSAANQFRALGNIHRGDTGAISSPTLGFKQASPCSSEVQAVTTAKNTDRADKEKSPTAPGDTITSLPISIPLSTVHPSKLPVSIPLASVVLPNRVERLRSTPSPVLNPAGQSNGKPPLTPTSGYSSSSGLVNGSHSTMLTEDQDCDVASPPPHSTPVMGLQPRGSGLSPPLGTGGVLQYADGPPRLPPEDGHERQGPESDTEPLDSEARRRIFFSSSSSSSSSSSSTGGSRLHHGSVKQGHHHHSKHHHHHHHHHHHHSPSSHSQEGRKRGRRKRSSSGAVPMSGSPKRRVFPGLGCSSHSSGSPLNINSMVNNINQPLEISAISSPEQSGRSPCGQDLDQPPVLKRERPLELNNTGRYSSAPSSDEEGNGYAPDTSSSSRIERKIATISLDRDGPVRDLERGLQGRKSGASSVSSEVSSSSGTSKWKSTFSPISDPKPTPPDIRQGGSPFSVGASRGGTDSDSDHKPQRRGEREREPYGNSNLFLSQDGSGRSAVNTSERSLQKQKVREWDLKSVSGLASQNLFISAAASGGILSGKVGGAATVSSASAVGQYFPLGGASVLQPLFGTQAAGPATSGAPRLVNGHSALGSFSSAGLAGGAAGGIFHHMVSSSSSQQSGPNLPSSHNSQQRHLDTNPKAGASFLASGPNRTQTVLHAPSPPTLALPPPPPLLNTVPSQPSSPRSSRPQSSIPVATSSQSLAAASSSCTSSASSRPFTVHYPPHLQPPGSAGSGGTGASWRTLASYTASQIPGNRPR, encoded by the exons GATAAACATCATGATGCTGCACACGAAATCATCGAAACCATTCG CTGGGTGTGTGAAGAGATCCCAGATCTTAAGCTGGCCATGGAGAACTACGTTCTTATTGACTATGACACCAAGAG CTTCGAGAGTATGCAGAGACTATGTGATAAGTACAACAGAGCCATCGACAGCATTCACCAACTG TGGAAAGGGACCACCCAGCCTATGAAACTGAACAAGCGGCCTTCCAATGGCCTGCTGCGTCACATCCTGCAGCAGGTCTACAACCACTCTGTCACCGACCCGGAAAAACTCAACAACTACGAGCCATTTTCTCCAGAGGTATACGGAGAGACCTCCTTCGACCTGGTGGCTCAAATCATCGACGAGATGGAGATGATGGAGGAAGACACCTTTGTGGATCTGGGCAGTG GGGTCGGTCAGGTGGTCCTGCAAGTTGCTGCGGCCACCAATTGTAAACACTACTATGGCGTGGAGAAAGCAGACATTCCAGCTACCTATGCAGAA TCAATGGACAAAGAGTTTAAGAGGTGGATGAAGTGGTATGGCAAAAAACATGGCGAGTACACG CTGGAAAGGGGAGATTTCCTTTCAGAAGAATGGAAGGAACGAATAGCCAGTACAAG TGTTATTTTTGTGAATAACTTTGCCTTTGGTCCTGAGGTGGACCACCAGTTGAAGGAACGATTCGCCAACATGAAGGAAG GTGGAAAAATTGTTTCCTCTAAACCATTTGCACCTCTTAACTTCAGAATAAACAGCCGAAACTTGAGTG ATATTGGCACAATAATGCGAGTTGTGGAGCTGTCCCCTCTGAGGGGTTCGGTGTCCTGGACAGGGAAGCCAGTCTCGTACTATCTGCATACAATAGACCGCACCATA CTTGAAAACTATTTTTCTAGTCTCAAAAATCCTAAACTCAGG GAGGAACAGGAGGTTGCCAGAAGGCGCCCACAGAAGGACAGTAAAGAGAACAAGAGCAACACCACCACCCCGACCAAGCCTAAAGAGCACAAG GCGCAGCATGATTCGGGTGGTGAAGAGGAGCCAGTTGTCCCCGTGAAGCCGTCACCCAAACCCCGCCGGGCCAAAATTCTGACCAGGGGCCGCAAGCTTGGCAACAGGAAGCGCGGGCGACCCAAGAAGGCACCAGCTGCAACTGCAGCCGAGCGCAAGAACAAGAAGAGCCAGAGCGCCCTCGACCTGCTGCATGCCAAGACCCTCTCAGCGGCCCCTGCTCAGG AACCATACCGGTCACCTCAGAGTCCGTTCTATCAGCTACCTCCCAAAGTGCAGCATTACACATCCAGCCAGCTCCTCATGGCTCCCACTCCACCTGGCCTGCAGACGCTACTGG ATAACATCAAAGTCCAGTACCTGCACTTCATGGCCTACATGAAGACGCCACAGTACCGCACCAACCTGCAGCAATCGCTTGAGCAGGAGAAG CTGAGACACACAGAACTGTCAAGTCAAGCCCAGCAGCTGGTCAACGCTTGTCATGCTCACAAAGAGAGGATTCATGACCTTTTCCAGTCCAAACTAGAAGAG CTGGGTGTGAAGGCGGTGACGGTGGAGGATCTGGTTCAGGCTCAGAAGGAGATTACAGCCCACAACATGCAGCTGCGCGAACAGACCAAACAGCTGGAGCATGACATGGCCGAGCTCCGAGATCAGAGCCAGCTGCTG CTGAAGGCTCGCTGTGAGGAGCTCAAGCTGGACACTCTGTGTTGGGACACTCTGAAGAAAGAGATAGAAGCTCTGCGGAGACAGATCTCTGAGAAACAGCGCCACTGTCTGGAGCTGCAG ATCAGTATAGTTGAACTTGAGAAGAGCCAGCGACAGCAGGAGCTCCTTCAGCTCAAGTCATCCTACAGCCCTTGTGAAGTGTCCCCCTACAGAAAAGCCCTCCCTGGCCCTGATCCTCGGCCCACACTGGACCCGGATACCCCAAAACTCACTCCGCAATCCTCTATGGGGCTGAACGGCCTCAGTCCTGAACTCTCCATCAACGGCACTGCCTCTCCAGGTTATGAAAGATGCACCGGAAGTGCAATGGGCAAAAACGAACTCCTCACCCACTACCTGCCCATTTCTCCAGACCACGAAATTGTGCCGCCAACCCCGGACTCCAGAACCAGGCAGCTTGGGCAACCCCTGCCCGACTACACCCGCTTTTCTCCAGCAAAGATCGCCCTCCGCAGGCACCTCAACCAGGATTCAGCCGCAAACCAGTTTCGGGCACTCGGAAACATCCATCG GGGCGACACTGGTGCCATTTCATCTCCAACACTGGGCTTTAAACAGGCTTCACCATGTTCCTCGGAAGTTCAAGCGGTCACCACAGCCAAGAACACAGATAGG GCCGATAAAGAAAAGAGCCCGACTGCACCCGGCGACACTATAACCAGTCTACCAATCAGCATCCCTCTCAGCACTGTGCATCCCAGCAAACTTCCTGTCAGCATCCCTCTGGCCAGTGTGGTGCTGCCGAACCGCGTCGAAAGACTG AGGAGCACTCCTAGTCCGGTATTGAATCCAGCAGGACAGAGCAATGGCAAGCCACCTCTCACGCCTACCTCAG GGTACTCCTCCAGCTCAGGATTGGTTAATGGGTCTCACTCCACCATGCTGACCGAGGACCAAGACTGTGATGTTGCCTCCCCTCCTCCTCACAGCACTCCCGTCATGGGTCTTCAGCCCCGCGGCTCTGGCCTCAGTCCTCCACTGGGCACCGGAGGCGTTCTCCAGTACGCCGACGGTCCACCAAGGCTTCCCCCCGAGGATGGCCATGAGCGCCAGGGCCCCGAATCTGACACAGAGCCCTTAGATAGTGAGGCTCGCCGGCgcatttttttctcttcatcctcctcttcttcctcatcCTCATCCTCCACTGGAGGCTCGAGGCTGCACCATGGGTCTGTAAAGCAGGGTCACCATCATCACAGTAagcaccatcaccaccaccaccaccatcatcaccatcactctCCAAGCTCCCACAGCCAAGAGGGCCGAAAACGAGGAAGACGAAAGCGCAGCTCATCTGGAGCCGTGCCCATGAGTGGATCCCCCAAAAGAAGGGTCTTTCCTGGACTGGGCTGCTCAAGTCATTCCTCTGGATCACCGCTTAATATCAATTCAATG GTAAACAACATAAACCAGCCTTTGGAGATCTCCGCCATTTCTTCCCCAGAGCAGTCAGGCAGAAGCCCATGTGGGCAAGATCTGGATCAGCCACCTGTTTTGAAACGAGAGCGTCCTCTTGAGCTCAACAACACCGGCCGTTATTCCTCTGCCCCAAGTTCAGATGAAGAAGGCAATGGTTACGCCCCGGACACCTCTAGTTCAAGCCG AATTGAACGAAAAATTGCTACTATTTCCTTAGACCGAGATGGACCAGTTAGAGACTTGGAAAGAG GTTTACAGGGACGTAAATCAGGTGCCAGCAGCGTGAGCAGCGAGGTATCCTCTTCCTCCGGAACCAGCAAGTGGAAATCCACCTTCTCCCCCATTTCTGATCCCAAGCCAACTCCTCCAGACATCCGCCAAGGTGGCTCACCATTTAGCGTTGGAGCTTCCCGAGGAGGCACAGACTCAGACTCGGACCACAAACCCCAGAGGAGAGGGGAGCGTGAGCGTGAGCCTTATGGAAATTCAAATCTCTTCCTCAGTCAGGATGGCAGTGGTCGCTCGGCGGTAAACACGTCAGAGCGTTCGCTGCAGAAACAGAAAGTGCGGGAGTGGGACCTGAAATCTGTAAGTGGATTGGCCAGTCAAAACCTATTTATATCTGCAGCAGCCAGTGGAGGCATCCTGAGTGGGAAAGTGGGCGGGGCTGCCACTGTGTCATCCGCCTCTGCGGTAGGACAATATTTCCCACTGGGCGGAGCTTCTGTTCTACAACCCTTATTTGGAACTCAGGCAGCGGGACCAGCCACCAGCGGAGCCCCCCGATTGGTCAACGGACATTCGGCGCTTGGCAGTTTCTCCAGTGCCGGACTGGCAGGGGGCGCTGCAGGAG GGATTTTTCACCACATGGTGTCTTCAAGCTCCTCACAGCAGTCTGGGCCCAATCTCCCAAGCTCCCATAATTCCCAACAGAGGCATCTGGACACGAACCCCAAAGCTGGGGCCTCGTTCTTGGCCTCTGGCCCTAACCGCACTCAAACGGTCCTACACGCACCCTCTCCACCCACGCTCGCTCTTCCCCCGCCCCCACCCCTCCTGAACACTGTCCCGTCCCAACCGTCCTCTCCGCGCTCCTCCAGACCGCAGTCGTCCATCCCCGTGGCCACCTCGTCCCAATCCCTGGCTGCCGCGTCCTCTTCCTGCACCTCATCCGCTTCCTCAAGGCCCTTCACTGTCCACTATCCTCCGCATCTGCAGCCTCCGGGCAGCGCTGGTTCAGGTGGGACGGGGGCCTCCTGGAGGACTCTGGCATCCTATACGGCCTCGCAGATTCCTGGGAATCGGCccagataa